The region CAATGGTCCGTTCTCGTCTATCTTCGGTCGTCCCATCTACATCAATGATTCGATGCCGACCCTGGCCGCTGGTAATAAGGCGATCCTCTTTGGTGACTTCAAGAAGGCGTATACCCTTCGCCTAGACGGTGCGCCGACGATCAAGCGTCTCGACGAGCGTTATGCGGATACCGACGAGGTGGGCTTCATCATCCGCTCACGCGTTGGTGGAATCACGATGAACGCTGGTATCGCCCCCGTCATAGCACTCACCGTCCACGCCTAGCAACCCGTAGGCGGCTGGCTTGCCGTAGATAGCCAGCCGCCTACACCCCACTCCCATGACAAAAGTAAAGATGACACACTCCGCCGTCGGCGCTGGGATTCACCATGCCGCTGAGCACGTCTACGAGCTTCCCGATCATGTCGCGGAGCAGTACGTGAACGCAAAGCTAGCCACTCGCGAGGAAGGTGAGCCTGAAGTTGCTGCTCACACTCCGCAAGAGAAGCGCGACAAAGCCGTTCGCAAGCCCAACGAAACCCGCTAAGGAACATCAGTGCCCGATTACCAACTCACAATTCCGCCGGTAGTCGAGCCCGTGTCTCTCGCTGAAGCAAAGGCACATCTCAGGGTGGACTTCCCTGACGAAGACAGCCTTATCGCCGGATTCATCAGTGCGGCTCGTGAGATGAGTGAGCAGAAGATGCAACGCGCCATCTTCAATCAGACCTACGTCCTGAGCCTTGATCAGTTCAACTATGGCGATTGGCGCAGCACGATTCCTATGGCTCGCCGCAACCCTTTGAACTACACCGCCCTTTGGGAAGCCACAGCACTCCGCTTGCCCATGCCGCGTCTCGTTTCGGTCACCTCAATCACCTACGTTGACACGTTCGGTGTAACGCAGACCCTCGATCCAAGTCTCTATTCCGTAGACAAGTCTTCTCAGCCAGCCCGCATTGTTCCCGCTCCCTCCGGCTCATGGCCCACCTCGGACTACTACATGCCCGGCAGTGTAAAAGTCACCTTTGTCGCCGGTAGCTACGGAGACGGCATTCAGGTCAACACCTGCCCCGCCTCAATCAAAGCGGCCATCCTGCTTGTCCTGGGGCACCTCTACGAGAACCGTGAAGCCAGCACCGTGGCTTCACTGAAGATACTCCCGCTTGGCGTAGACGCGCTGCTCAGTCCTTATCGCTTCTATGGGGGCATGTAAATGAACGCCGGAACCCTCAATAGACGCATTCAGATTCAGAGCCAATCCGAGACCAGAGACCAAGCCGGTCAGAAATCAACCCTCTGGGACACTACCTACCAGTGTTGGGCGTCGATAGACGTTCAACAAAGTCAGCTTATTTACTCCACGGCAGAGTTCATAGGAAATACCACGTACCGCATCACTTGCCGCTATACATCCTCAGTCGTCTTCCAGCCGAACCAGAGGATTGTCTATACAGAGCCAACTACCGGCGTGGTTCACCTTTATGAGATTCAGGCCATCCTTAATGACAAACAGGCCAACAAGCTCTTCATCTTCATGTGCTACGAGCTGAACGGAGAGGGGTAAGCATGGTAGAGACCACCATCTACACCATCCTCAGCACGAGTCCAGCCGTCACCGCTCTTGTCAGCGACCGAATCAATCCGATGGTTCTGGATAGAGACACCGGCTTCCCAGCAATCTCCTACCTCTTCATCAGCACGGTCTCATCCCCCACCTTCAGTACACGTGGCTCACAGCGGTACCGGTTTGAAGTGAGCTGCTGGGCACAGAAAGCCCTCAGTGCTTGGGAACTCAGAGCAGCGGTCATCACCGCCCTGAATGGCTATTCCCAAGACGGTGTGGTGATTCAGTTCATGCTTTCCCGCGATATGTTCGACCACATCTCTGAGACCTGCCGCGCCACGGCCGAGTTCTACGTCTTCAGCAATCTCTAGCCCCCACGACCTCACAACCTGACCCGCCAACCCAGACCGACTCATTCCCGGCCTTGGTAGAGCTGCGTCTGCGTGGGGCTAACCCTCCCTTTCAACCAATATCAGGAGCATCACCCATGGCATTAGCAGCAGGAGCATCAGCAGCACAGGTAGCAGGAACAGGCGCAATCCTCAGCATAGGCGGTCCGACCGGCGCTGGTGGCTCTGAAGTCTTCGTCACCATCGGTGAGGTGAAGGATGCAAAGCTATCCGGCCGCAAGACTTCCACCACGATGAGCACCAACTTCGCTTCTCTCGGTATTCAGCAGAAGGTCGCGACCATCACCGATCTCGGCACAGCGACGTTCACGGCAAACCGCGTCGGTAACGATGCCGGTCAGCTTGCTATCAATGCCGCGCAGCTCACCCGCGTACCGTACGACTTCAAGTTTCAGATCCCACCCAACACCGTTAACGGCCAGACCACGGGCGACTTGATTACGTTTAGCGGAATCATCACTGAGGCGGGTTCCTTCGATGTCAGCTTGGACAAGGTGTCCGAGTACACCTTCACAGTTGATCTCAACTCCTACAACAGCGTGCTGGGGTCCTAATCATGGCGAAGGTCGCGAAGAACCCCGCACTAGACCCTACTCTGCCGAAGGTGGAGCTGAAGCTGAAGGGTAAGACCTATCATCTCTGCTTCACGTTCGCCGCCCTCGCCACTGCTGAGGCTGCGCTCAAGAAGATAGGGCACGAGATAAACATCTTTCATGCTTTGGACTTCGCCAACCTTGGCGCAGAGAGTCTGGCCGCCATCCTGTATGCCGCACTCATCACTGAAACGCCTGACTTCAATCTTTTGGAAGTTCCGACCCTCATCACCATGAGGGACATCCCCGCCATCAAGCAAGCTCTGTTCGATGCGTTCGCCCTGTCTATGGTCGAGCCTGATAAGGATGCTAAGGCAGACCCTTTAGAGAATCCGCTGGATCTGGAGCTGGACTAGATTCAGCCGAACTATGGATGTCGTGGTGGGTCACGGCGACGCTAGAACTCGGCCTCTCTTCTGAGCAGTTCTACGACCTGACCCCACGACAATTCCAAGCCCTCTGTAAGCGATACCAAAATAACCGCGAGACAGTAAGAAACCATACCGAACTGATGTTCGGGCAGCTCACATCTTGGGTTGTCAACACAGGCTTCCGCAGCTATTTCGAGAAGTTTCAGATCCCGGCTCACTTCATGCCGTCACTTCTGGCCCTGAAGCAAGCCCCAACCAAACAGCCGAACACGCGTATGACGAAGGCCAAACGAGCGGCTGTCGTAGACACGATTCGCATGATGTTCCCCGCACAGAGATAACGATGGCAGACGGTTTCAGCGCAGACATAAAGGGCATAGCCGAAGTGAAAGCTCTCTTTGAAGCCCTCTCAACGAAGGAAGCCGACAACGCCATCCTCAAAGCTCTCAAGGCTGGCGCTCTGATAGAGCAAGCCGCTATCTCTGACCGCGCCCCTGTAAAGGATACGACTGGTGGTCTCTTACCCGAGGGCGCTCTCAAGGCCGACATAGAGGTCAAGGTTCATCGGCCTTCCGGTAGAACCCCATATGTCACTGTCGCCCCCGGGAAGTACACCGCTCACGTTGCACGGTGGCTAGAGTACGGCCACAGGCTAGTGCGTGGTGGCTACTCCCGAATGCTCAAGAACGGTAAGACACGTGGCCCCGGTAAAGAGGTTGGCTTCGTTGCCGAACACAGTTTTATTCGCGTTGGTTATGAAGAATCCCGAGAAGCCGTTGTAGAGGCCATCTCCAACACGCTTGTAGCGGAAATTCAAAAGGCTGCTGTCAAGAAGCAATAACCGCAAGCACACAAACAGACTTCGGTATTCAGTTCCATGAACTACGGAACGGTCTACCTAATACGAAATAGCATCAACGGCAAAGTTTATGTCGGACAAACAATCCGTGCTGTAGGGCAACGATTCAAAGATCATCTTGCTGCTGGACGCAGGGCTCATCCGCCTTATCCGATTCATCGAGCAATCGCCAAGTATGGTGCCGACAGCTTCACCTTGTGTGTGTTGGGTGTGGCTAGCTGCAAGGCCGAACTAGACGAGATGGAGACTCGCGCCATCTTTACTCACGAAGCTCAGAATCGTGCCTTCGGCTATAACTTAGCCCCAGGCGGCGAAGGCTTCAGTAGTGAAAGGGTGAAGGCTCATTGGGCCGACCCACAAAAACGTGCAAGGCATGTAGCGTCCATGCTCACGAAGTGGGCGGATGCTGCTTTCAAAGAGAGTGTAAGCGCACACCGAAGGATTACAGCGGGTACACCTCAAGCACGTAAGAACAATAGCGATGCTCAACTACGTGCTGATGTTGTGGCGCGCAAGTCGAGGGCTAGCAAAGAGCAATGGAACGACCCGGATTTCATAAAGCTCAAGTCGGATCAAGCCAAGGCTATGTGGGTAGACCCAGAGAAGCGTGCGCTGAACGTGGCCGCCAGAAACACCCCTGAGGCAAGAGCGAACCGTATCGCTTCAAACAAGCGGATGTGGGCGGCACCCGGTTTCAAAGAAAAACAGATTGAAAAGATGCGCCTAGCTAAGGCAGCGAAGAGAACAAACCAATCATGAGCACAGCAGCAGGTCAAGTCACTATTGTTCTCTCCGCAGATAAGGTCAGCTATTCCGCTGCGCTTGATCAGGCTGGGCGTGAACTAGACAAGCTGCAAGGCAAGTCAAAGTCATTTGGTCATGGATCAGTCTCGGATATGCAGGCCGCTAGCGCCAGCATCAGGCTGCTTGAGAACCCGCTTGGCAACAACATGCGGGCCATTGAACGCCTCATCTCCCAAAGCAAAGTTCTATCCGGCGTGATGAAGGCGGCCTTCCCTCTAGTCGGTGCTATCGCTATCGCTGGGATGTTCGCGAAGCTGACTACGGAGGTTGTCAAGTTCATCAAGGAGATGAACGAGATGCCCGCCGTCATCAAGCGTGGCTTCGATTCTCTGAACCTCTCCATCCGCACCAGCAATGATGAGCTAGACCTGACCAACGCGAAACTCGCGAATCAGATAGCCAAGCTCGAAGGCAAGCCCCAAAACAACCTCAAGACGGCGCTCGCTGAATCCCGCGTGGAAGCTGACAAGCTGGCTACCTCCCTCGCGAACGATGCGAAAGCAGTCAATGACCTCCTCACCGCAAACAAGATCGGCTTGCTCGGCCAGCTCGTAGGCAAGGCGAACACCTCAAACGTTTCCAGCTCTATTCAGAGCTATATGAATGACCTACAGGATCTTGGAAACAAGATATCTGTTGCCGCTCAGAAACCGAACAACGACACCGAAGTCGCCAGCCTGCGTAAGCAGCTATCCGACAAGCAGAACTCCGGTCTCGGTTGGGCTAAGAGCAAGATGTTCGCCACCGACCACCCGGACCTGGCTGGTCCTGACGACCAGATCATGGGCGGAGATCAGGCTTCTAATCGTGCTGAGCTACTCGGCTTTCAAGGTGTTCTACTCGGCCAGCAGCATCGTGCTACCTCCGAAGATACCAACAAGCAACTTACCGGGATCAAGGATAAGGACGAGGCTGCGAAAGCTGCGGCTGAGTCAGCCAAGGCCGCTGCACGTGCTGCACTTGAGGCTCAGAAGAAAGCCGCAGCCGAACAGCTTGCAGCTTGGGAAGAGAGCAACGCCGACTGGAAAGCTGCACAGGACCGTTCTCTCCTCGACGACGCCGACTGGTGGAAGGCGAAGCTCGCTACCCTCAACATCGGCTCTTTGAACTATCGCGCCGTGAACAAGAAGGTCAACGCAGACATCATCTCCGATAACCGGGAGATGACCGAAGCTCGCCCCACCTGGGCTAACGACTTCCTCAAGGACGGTAACGCCAACGGCGGCATCAGCAAGGATGACGCTGAGCAGATAACCGCGACTGGCAAGGCTACCGCCGAATGGATCGCTTCGCTGCGTTCAGGCGTGGAGCTTCAAAAGCAGAATGCCACGGCGATAGCAGAGTCTTCGCTTCAAATGGCGGTCGCGACAGGCCGCATGACGAAGATGGACGCGGCTCAGATACAGGCCAACCTTCACACTCAGGAATACAACGACAGATTGAGTGAGTTAAAGGATAACCGCGACGCTATCACCACTAACGCCAGCCTCAGCGACGTACAGCGCAAGGCTCAGTTGGCGAACTCCGACAATCAGATTGCCGCTCTCAACAACCAGCGGGCATTACAGACTCAGCAGGACAACGCCTCAACCAACCCCCAAGGCTCTCTCGCTTCCGTCGGATTCGTGGATGCCCTGAATGACTTCGTTCTCGCTTCCAAGGACGCTGCAGGTCAGATGCGTGAGATAACCACCGGTACGCTGAACACCCTGAATGGGGAGTTCGTTAAGGCCATCAGCGGGCAAAGAACCGACTTCGGCAATGCTGGCGCTTCAATCTTCCGCAACGTTGCCGGCATCGGCCTCCAGAAAGCAGAAGGCTCCATCATGCAAGGGCTGGGATTCGGAGCCAAGGCTGACGGAAGCAAGAGCAATCCGCTCTACGTCCGTATGGCCGATGGTGTTGCTGGTGGTGTTGGTTCCGCAGCTAAGGGCCTCTCCAGCCTCTTCAAGTCTGGTGATGGCGATAGCGGCGGAAGTGCCGTATCAGGTCTTGCTTCTAAGGCTGGTGGTTGGCTCAGTTCACTCGCCGGTATGATTCCTGGCTTCGCTGGTGGCGGCACGGTCACACCCGGAACGCTAGCAATGGTCGGAGAACAAGGCCCAGAACTTGCCTACTTTGGCTCAGGAGCGCACATCACCCCAAACCATAAGCTGAGCAGCATTGGCTCCGTTGGTGGCGACACCCACAACTGGCACATTGACGCTCGTGGCGCTACTGACCCGGCTCAGGTTCGTTACCAGGTGCAGCAGGGCATTCAACAGGCCGCACCTCACCTGACCGCCCAGAGTATGCAGGCCAAGGCGCAGCAGAACAAACGCTCTCCTTCTACCCGCCAAAAGTAAAACCCTCCCGCAACACCCCTCCGCACGAACAAGGACGAATCATGCCCACCGGATACACCCAGGTCACCGGGTCCTCTCTCAAGGACTCGGCTGGAACCCCCATTGCTAACGCCACCATTCGCTTTGCTCCGGTCAACAACACGGGCGTTCCCATCTCGTTCATGGCGGGTGGTGGTGGGCAGACCGTCGCCACTCCGGTCACAGCCACCGTCACCAATGGCGCATTCACGATCCAGCTTGCGGATACGACACTCACGACTCCAGTGAACGTCGGGTACGCCGTAACGGTAGTGGACAACCTCACAGGAGAGCACCTTCTCGGTTCCGGCTATGGCTGTGTTCAACCTTCAGGCGCAACGTGGAGCTTCGATACGTATGTACCGAACCTCACGGCGCTGGTTGCGGTGCAGCTGGGTCCGCAAGGACGTGAGGGCGCTCCTGGTCCCGCAAGCACGACCACAGCCTCGCTGGTCGCTTCTCATTTACCGGCGCTGCGTAATCTCTTTGACAAGACCCTGGCGACGAATGACCTACTCGTCAATTGGGTGGATGGAACGACCACCAGTCAGACCGGGCTAGCTTGGTTTGCTACAGGATATATACCGGTCGTTGCGGGTAAACAGTACGTCGCTAGTCTCAACACGTTCCTCGTATCCACCACCATCGGGTTCGCCTTCTTTGATGGCCAGCTGACCTTCGTCGGTGGCGTGATGGGTTGTGCTGCTGGCACTCCCGTGACCGCTCCGGCTAACGCAATCTATATGCGCGTCGGCAGCGGTGGAAACGACCTTGTAGCTGGGCACGACTACGACTACTGGAAGAACCAATTCATCATCGTGGAAGGGGCGGTCCTCCCGTCCGCCTACATTGCCTTCGGCTACGAAGATCCGGCAACCACAGCGGTTAAGTCGGCAGCTCTGCTCGACCGCAGTCTTGGTCATCAACGGAACCGCTTTGACCCCACGACAGCCACTCCCGACGTCTTGATCAGTCAAGTTACCGGCGCGACGATCTCCGTCCCCGGCAACTACTTCACCAGCGACTTCATTCCGGTCAGCGGCCTTGCTTGGGCTATCTGTAACCAGAACACTCTCTTCGGCATACCTCAGAGCGGCATAGCTTTCTACGACGATGCCTTCAATTACATGGGCGGGACCAATGGGGTAGCAGCCTCTACAGCATTTGCCGTTATGGCAGGAGCCGCGTACCTGCGCGTTGGGATGGGAAGCACTGACAACGAGAACCCTTCTATACTCCCCACCGTAGTGCTTGTCGGTGGAAGTGTCCTACCGAGCACACTCGCCTCCCATGGCGGCACGGATGCGTACAGTGCGATCAGCAATGCGCTTGCCGTGGCTTCGAGCAGCGCGGGTTCGTCCCTCTCGCATCGCGGCAATCTGTTCGATAAGCGAGGCGTTACCTTAGACGTCCTGATCAACTACACGACTGGCAATGCTGACAGTTGGCCGGGATACTTTGCTACGGATTACATGATCGTGCTGGGTCTCTCAGAAATCATCTGCAACGAGAACACGAGCTATGCCGCAAGCACGCTAGGCTTCGCGTTCTATGACGTAAACAAAGCGTTCATGAAAGGCGTTGCAGGTGTTGCCGCCAATACAGCGATTGCCGTCCCAGCGGGCGCAGCCTTCGTGCGCTTCGGCATGGGAACCTCCACCGCAAGCGACAGGGCATTGATTCTTGCCGGAGCAATGGTGATGCCGGGAGCTTTAATGCCCGCGCACTATCAGTCTTATGGAGCGTCATCCGCAGCTACACCGCAGAAACTCCGTCTGTTTGATGGACAGAAGAACCTTTTCGACCCCTCACAGGTAACGCTCGATCACCTGATTGATTACACCTCTGGAACCTCAACAGACGTATCAAGTTCATTTGGCGTCGGGAACTTCTTCGCCAGTGGCTTCATGCCGGTGTTCGGTCTTTCGCAGATTGTAGCGAACCAAGAGACGGACTACGGTGCTGGGAGTTTCGGCTTCGCCTTCTACGACGAGGATTTCAACTTCATATCGGGAGTTAATGGGAACGCAGCCGGAACGCCAATGACCGTTCCAGTAGGAGCGTTCTTTGCGCGCGTCGGCTCTGGTGGAACTGTTCAGGCTACGGCCAAGGGCTGGTCTCGTCAGGTCGTGCTTTCCACCTTCATGGTCCTGACGGGGAGCATAGTACCTGCAAACTTCATTCCGTGCAGCCAAGCCGCAGCTCTCGTACCGTCGCGGTTCTACTTGCAAAACGCCGCCATTATCGGGGACAGCATCACCGCCTATGGGGAGCCTAACTCGTTCCCGCAGGGCAATGGAGGTCCGTCTCAATACATCGGCTATCAGCAACCGATGTTAGCGGCTCTGGGTGCAAACAAGCGTGTCATACACGCATATCCAGGCACGCGCATGGTTGACGTCCTCTTGAGCAGCTATGCCCCCAGCCAAGCTGAGATCCAAGTTTGCAATTTCTTGACGGTGTTCAAGGGAACCAACGACTACGGCAATACCGCGTTAGGCGTGGTGCCTATGGGTGACCCATTGACAAGCACCGACAACACCACCTTCTACGGCGCAATGGACTTGATGATCAACACATGGCTTGGGTGGAATCCCTCGCTAGACATCATCTTCTTTACGCCGCTGCAACGCTCGGGAGGGACGGTTGCGAACTCGCTTGGTTTCACCTTGGAGAACTACGCAACGGCCATCATCACGAAGTGTAGACAGTACGCCTTGCCTGTCGTTGACCTTTACCATACCTCCGGTATCAACCAGCTCAATATCGCGACTTATGTTGGACGGAGTCCTCCACCCCAACAACGCCGGGTATGCAAAGTTTACCGGTCACCTGATCACTGCGCTTGCCAGCCTGTAAGCAACTGACGCGCCTCATCATTCCATAACAAGGACGCAAACCCATGAATGTTCTAGCAATCCTCAAAGGCGTCGGCACGGAAGCTGAGAAGCTCGGCACCGGCGCAGTCCACGTAGTTGAAGTTATCGGCAACGGTGCCGTCTGCTTTGAGCGTCTCCTTACCGACGCAAGCAAGCTCACCCCGGAAGTGAAGGCTGGCCTCACGACCCTCATCGCTGACGGCGAAGCTGTAGCTACTGGTTTTATCTCCGCAGGAAGCAACCCAGCTAACTTCGTTGCTGACGCTGCTGAAGCCGCCAATCTCGCCAAGTTCGTAAAGGACTTCGTTGCCTTCCTGCCGGTTATCAAGGCCGCTGCTGGCACCGTCAAGGCTGACCTCACTCCTCTCGCCTAACTCTTCCTCTCTCCCGTAGCACCCCGCCAGAAAGATCCCGCCATGCTCAACACCATCACCCTCAATGGGCAGACGGTTTCTATCGTCGCGTCGCCGACCTGTATCGCCCTGCGCTCCATAGAACTGTCGGGGAGTGACTCGGTCGCTATCGTCACGTCGCCATTCTCTGGACAGACCCAAGCCCAACAGTGGCCCGGAGCGGACTGGTGGTCGGGGACCGCAACACTCCCGCCTCTCACTCAGGACCAAGCCGACGAATGGCTCTCATTCCTTATGGAGTGCCGAGGTATGACGAACCCATTCCTCATGGGCGACCCTCTCAAGTCTTCACCTCGGGGGAGCGTCACGTCGGCTTCAGTGCCTGTGGTGGATATGTCCGTCACGACTCTCAACCAAGTCGGCAATCAAGTCCTCTACACCAAGGGCTGGTTGCCGAATGCCTTCTCACTGTTACTCCCCGGCGACTATCTACAGATTGGCTATCGCCTTCACCGCTGTCTTGACCGGGTGAACTCAGACGCGAATGGTAAGGCCTCCTTTTCTATCTTCCCCTCGCTTCGTGACCTCCCCGCTGACGGCCAGCCAATCATCCTCAACAACCCCCAAGGTCTGTTCCGCCGAGGCAGCAACAAGATGACGTGGTCCTCGGACTACACCGGCCTCACCAACCTTTCCTTTCCCCTGATCGAGTACCGCTAATGCCCAGAAATCTTGACCCCACCTTCTCAGCCAGCCTGAGTGCGCCTCTCTTCGGCCCTGTGTTCCTCGTCATGCTCACCTTCAAATCTCAGACGACCTACGTGTGGTCAGGTGCGGGCACGCTCATATGGAACGGCAACACCTACCTCGGTGTGGGTTCGCTCGGCAAGGTTGATTCAATCAAGGAGGGCATAGAGGTTCACGCTGACGGGACTTCGCTCACCCTCTCAGGAATCGACAAGGTTTACTTGGGTGAAGCTCTCACCGACATCCAGATAGGAGCGCCTGCCACCATTCACTTCGGCAACTACCTGAATGGTGCGCTCATCGGTGCACCCTTTCTCATCTTCCGAGGTTGCGTAGACAAGCCCACAATCCATACCGGCACTGATACGGTGAGCATCAGCCTCGCTCTAGAAAACCGAATGGTGGACTTACAGCGAGCTTCTAATCGCCGCTACACCGCGACTGACCAGCGTGCTCACTACTCAGACGATACAGCTTTTAATTGGGTAGAGAAGATGAACGACATCTCGCTCCGCTGGGGCAGCTAGCAGCACCGAACTCCCTTCCTTCCGCACCGTTTCCCCGCAACAACCAAGGTCATCCCCCATGTCTCTTCCCAAGAAGCAGCATTGGCACACGCGTGCCTTCCATCCCTTCCTCGTAGACCGCGCTCAAACACCCTTCGCTTGGGGCACCAATGACTGCGCCCTTTTTAGTGCGGACGCGATCCTCGCGAATACCGGCGTCGATATCGCCACGGACTTTCGCGGCAAGTACACCGACAAGCGTTCAGCCTTCCTGCTCATCAGGTCGTTGACCGGTGGCTCGACTGTAGCTGATGCAGCCGCTTACTGCGCCCAGAAGCACGGTCTCGTTGAACACCAGCACCCGCTTATGGCGAAACGCGGAGACCTCGTGGTCGTAGCTGATGGCGACGAGCTTATCTGCGGGGTGGTTCACCTCAGCGGTCATGTCATTTCAGTTTCGGAGTCAGACACAGTCCGGCTCCCCATCACCAAAGTAGTCCGTAGTTGGAGCGTATAGGCCAATGTCCAAAGTCATTATGGGAGTCGCAGAGATCGGTGCTGCGGCTGGCCTTGTCGTCGCCGCGAATTTCGTACCAGGAGGTCAGGCCCTCCTCACACCGTTTGTTCTGCACTTAGTAGAGGGTCTCGCTCTAAGCGGTGCCTCCATGTTGGCAGGTGCCGCCGCGTCGGCGCTGACCAGCAATCGCGGAATGACCATCACGACGCGTCAGCCTGCGAGCAATCGCCAGATCATCTACGGCACTCAGCGTGTGGGTGGTGTAGAGATTTACCGCAGCACAACTGGAAGCTCACTCGACCAATTCAACTACGTCATTGTGTTGGCTGGACACGTATGTGACTCCATCGTTAACCTCTACCTCGATGGTCGTCAGGTGCATTGGGAGGTTGGCTCCACCGGCAACAGCACGCGCAACGGTGTCAACTTCGGTGGCCACTGTGACGGCAACACATACACAGGACCAAATGGAGAGCAGTACAACTTTGGCGGTGGCCATGGCGGATACCACGTCTATTGCGAGGCCAGATATGGTGACCAGCTAGCCGGTGATGTCATTGGCGGATTGACCGCTAACGACGCTAATTGGGCAGCATCTAGCGAGGGTTCGCCCTATGTCGGTGACTGCTGCTACGTGTTCCTGAAGCTGGAGAGCGACCCAAATGTCTTCCCCGGTGATCCCGAGATACGTTTCACGGTCAATGGGAAACAGGTCTATGACCCACGCACGGGCACTACTGCGTTCTCTACCAACCGCGCACTCATCATCGCTGACGTCATCTCCGATCTTCAGTTCGGCTTAGGTGACAACACTGTAAATCAGGCTCAGCTTGTCGTGGCGGCGAACGTGTGTGATGAGCAGGTCGCACTTGCTGGCGGAGGAACTGAATCCAGAGACTGCTGCAACTACCACTACGACACCGGCACTGCGCCGGGTGATGTGCTTGTCACGATGGTCGAAGAAACCCTTGGTCGTCTTTCACAGATCGGCGGCGAGTGGTTCTACTGGCCTCGCTACTGGCAGGGACCCAGCTTCACTCTGGATGAGAACGCCCTTACTGGCCCAA is a window of Granulicella tundricola MP5ACTX9 DNA encoding:
- a CDS encoding DUF6950 family protein, coding for MSLPKKQHWHTRAFHPFLVDRAQTPFAWGTNDCALFSADAILANTGVDIATDFRGKYTDKRSAFLLIRSLTGGSTVADAAAYCAQKHGLVEHQHPLMAKRGDLVVVADGDELICGVVHLSGHVISVSESDTVRLPITKVVRSWSV
- a CDS encoding SGNH/GDSL hydrolase family protein, producing the protein MPTGYTQVTGSSLKDSAGTPIANATIRFAPVNNTGVPISFMAGGGGQTVATPVTATVTNGAFTIQLADTTLTTPVNVGYAVTVVDNLTGEHLLGSGYGCVQPSGATWSFDTYVPNLTALVAVQLGPQGREGAPGPASTTTASLVASHLPALRNLFDKTLATNDLLVNWVDGTTTSQTGLAWFATGYIPVVAGKQYVASLNTFLVSTTIGFAFFDGQLTFVGGVMGCAAGTPVTAPANAIYMRVGSGGNDLVAGHDYDYWKNQFIIVEGAVLPSAYIAFGYEDPATTAVKSAALLDRSLGHQRNRFDPTTATPDVLISQVTGATISVPGNYFTSDFIPVSGLAWAICNQNTLFGIPQSGIAFYDDAFNYMGGTNGVAASTAFAVMAGAAYLRVGMGSTDNENPSILPTVVLVGGSVLPSTLASHGGTDAYSAISNALAVASSSAGSSLSHRGNLFDKRGVTLDVLINYTTGNADSWPGYFATDYMIVLGLSEIICNENTSYAASTLGFAFYDVNKAFMKGVAGVAANTAIAVPAGAAFVRFGMGTSTASDRALILAGAMVMPGALMPAHYQSYGASSAATPQKLRLFDGQKNLFDPSQVTLDHLIDYTSGTSTDVSSSFGVGNFFASGFMPVFGLSQIVANQETDYGAGSFGFAFYDEDFNFISGVNGNAAGTPMTVPVGAFFARVGSGGTVQATAKGWSRQVVLSTFMVLTGSIVPANFIPCSQAAALVPSRFYLQNAAIIGDSITAYGEPNSFPQGNGGPSQYIGYQQPMLAALGANKRVIHAYPGTRMVDVLLSSYAPSQAEIQVCNFLTVFKGTNDYGNTALGVVPMGDPLTSTDNTTFYGAMDLMINTWLGWNPSLDIIFFTPLQRSGGTVANSLGFTLENYATAIITKCRQYALPVVDLYHTSGINQLNIATYVGRSPPPQQRRVCKVYRSPDHCACQPVSN